AGAGTTTTAGACATTTACAGGCTTAAGGGAGGTCATATAAAAATGACCTTAAATGATGGAAGTGGTTCAATAGATGCAATCAAATGGAATAATACTAAGAAAATAAAAACTAATGATTTAATAGATATTGCTTTTTATATTGAAATTAATAAATGGAAAGCAAAAACAAATGTGCAATTAAATTTAATTGATATTAAAAACTATTCAAATACTATAGAATTAAAAATACATAATCATCTGTATAAATGTAAATTTATATCAAACAAGGATATATTAATCACAAATAATAAAGGTCAATCTATTTGCTCTAGATTATCTACACACTCAAAATTTAATAAAAGCCAAGAGGTCTTTGCTAAAAAAATTCTTACTTTTGCTGAGATTGCTCTTGGTAAAGCTGCTTAAATTTTAAACACCTCTTCTGTAGAAGATCAATGCAATAATTGCTGGCCCAGCAAGGAAGACAGCTACTAGAGGCAAAAGGTTTCCCATGTTTTTTTTAATGTTTGTCATATTCTACTAAATAAACTGGCTTTACTTCACAATAATTAAAAAATTTTGATCTTCCCGCAATTATTTTAGATTTTATTGTTTTGGTGAATAAGATTTGACTTTCTTTCATAGTAGAAAATTTATGAGATTAGATATTTTATTAATAGACAAGTAAAATATTTAGGTATTATGTAAGTAATCTTATAAAAAAATTGGAATAAATTTAAAACTTGATTATATAGAGGCTTTTTATATAATATATAATTATTAAAAAAAAAGATAACATCACTAAAGGTATGTAATGGGTCAACCTAATTCAAATTCTAAATTAGATATCAGTGACTCAAATGATTCTACACCTTTTATAAGTGTGTTAATTACAACCTTCAGTACAATATTTTTAGCAGAGTTAGGTGATAAAACTCAGCTTGCAACCTTAATGCTTTCTGCTCAGTCGGGTAGACCACTTATTATTTTCATTGGAGCCGCACTAGCTCTTATTTCTACAAGTCTTCTTGGAGTAATGATTGGTAGGTGGATAGCAAATAATTTCCCAAGACAAAATTTTACAGTTGTTTCTGGAATAATTATGTTAAGTTTAGGGATATACCTAGTAACAATAGGTGTTATTGACGTTTTTCAAAATTAAAATTTGAATTGGTTAAATGTTGCTTACACTTCTTTTCACAACATTTGTCACTGTATTTCTTGCTGAAATGGGTGACAAAACTCAATTAACAACAATAACTTTAAGTAGTACAACCAATAAACCCTTGGCAGTATTTATTGGATCGTCAATAGCTTTAATATTAGCAACGCTTTTGGGAGCTTTAGCAGGTGGTTCTATTGCTAATCTTATTCCTGCTTACTTACTCAAACTGCTTTCTGGAATAGTATTCTTAACTATTGGAATTAATCTTCTAGCACAATGTAAAAAACAATATACTAGTAATAGCTAGTAAACAAAATTTATTCATATAAATATAGTCTTGATATCTCAAGTCTTACATCCATTGAAATTAATTTAATTAACCACCTTTATCATGACAACAGTTTTAAAAATACTTGAAAATATTGAGAGAGAGAATGGTTTAGATCTTTCTAAACTGGAGAAATCCTTGAAGCTTACAAAGAAACTAGATAGAGATAAGTTACGCATAGCTATTAATGCTCTTACAAAGCTAGGCATAGTTCAAAATATTAACAATGACACACTGAATATTAACACCGAAATCGATTTTATTAGGGGTAGGGTTCGTTGTAGCAGTAAAGGATATTGCTTTGTTGTTAGAGAAGATCAAGGTGAAGATATATATATTAGAGAAGCTAATTTAAATAATGCTTGGCATGGTGATTCAGTAATTGTTTTAATTACTAAACAAGGCTTGAAAAGACGAGCTCCTGAAGGATCTATACAATGTGTATTAGAAAGATATAATGATATTTTACTTGCTAAAGTTGATACTGATATATTAACAGGAGAGCTAAAGGGCTACCCATTGGATGACAGAATACCAGTAATTATTGAGTTAGATAAAGAGATAGATAATCTAAATAAGCATCCGAGCACAGATCTAATTTATGAGATAAAAATAAATAAATATCCAATTGCTCAATTCAATGCAAAAGGTTCAATAATTAGAGAATTGCCAATAAATTCTGGTTTAGATGGAGATATTGAAATATTACTCTCTAAAAATAAAATTATAAGGAATTTTGATACCCCTAAAGTTTCTCCTAAGAAAGTTTCATTAAAAGGAAGAGACGACTTAACATCTCAACCTTCACTTTTATTTGAAAGTTGGGAATGTAATAATTCTCCATCATTACCCGCTATATATGCACAACCTTTTGAAGGTGGAAATAGGATATGGCTACATTCACCAACTGTATCTGAAAGAATCAATTTAGGCGGTAAACTAGATGATTATCTCAAAAAGAAAGGAGAAGTCATTTGTTTAGGAAACAACTGGCTTGAATTTTTAAATGAATCACTTAGCAAAGCTTCTAAATTTAAACTTAATGAAGAGACCGAAGCTATAACTTTAATAATAGACATTGATAGAGAAGGGAAGATATCTGATTGGCAATTTTTACTTACTATTATTAAACCAGTAAAAATTATAACACCAAAACACCTTAAAGCTATACACAACAGGAAAGCTACTTCTA
The sequence above is drawn from the Prochlorococcus marinus str. MIT 1013 genome and encodes:
- the psb30 gene encoding photosystem II reaction center protein Ycf12/Psb30; translated protein: MTNIKKNMGNLLPLVAVFLAGPAIIALIFYRRGV
- a CDS encoding TMEM165/GDT1 family protein, with protein sequence MGQPNSNSKLDISDSNDSTPFISVLITTFSTIFLAELGDKTQLATLMLSAQSGRPLIIFIGAALALISTSLLGVMIGRWIANNFPRQNFTVVSGIIMLSLGIYLVTIGVIDVFQN
- a CDS encoding TMEM165/GDT1 family protein, whose amino-acid sequence is MLLTLLFTTFVTVFLAEMGDKTQLTTITLSSTTNKPLAVFIGSSIALILATLLGALAGGSIANLIPAYLLKLLSGIVFLTIGINLLAQCKKQYTSNS